The following proteins come from a genomic window of Campylobacter concisus:
- a CDS encoding XRE family transcriptional regulator, whose protein sequence is MDLSTRLKELRLEKQWTQADLAKFSGVSIDSIKGYEAGKTKNITIENLNKIALAFNLTPTNFYTGNMSPNMSPKNNNSVSQYVSQTQNLSSNLSISPTNLKNSQIEQLKEDQILICELSSKVGAGESVDINGIEVYDTTKLVPFSQMLFKTRLKNTNNLRCMQVEGYSMVPMLYPDSWVIADVTARFEGDGLYIINFCGNFMVKLLQKSPDGVLHIISINKDYQSYEIDEDSNVEVYIVGKVLRCVI, encoded by the coding sequence ATGGACTTATCAACTAGGCTAAAAGAACTCAGGCTAGAAAAGCAATGGACGCAAGCGGATTTAGCAAAATTTTCAGGTGTTTCTATTGATAGTATAAAAGGATATGAGGCAGGAAAGACGAAAAATATTACAATAGAAAATTTAAACAAAATTGCTTTAGCCTTTAACTTAACGCCAACAAATTTTTACACAGGTAATATGTCTCCCAATATGTCTCCCAAAAATAATAATTCTGTCTCCCAATATGTCTCCCAAACTCAAAATTTGTCTTCTAATTTGTCCATAAGTCCTACAAACCTTAAAAACTCACAAATAGAGCAGTTAAAAGAGGATCAGATCCTTATATGTGAGCTAAGCTCTAAAGTTGGAGCAGGCGAAAGTGTCGATATAAACGGCATTGAAGTCTATGACACAACTAAACTCGTCCCATTTTCTCAGATGCTCTTTAAAACTCGTCTAAAAAACACAAACAACCTACGCTGCATGCAAGTAGAAGGCTACTCTATGGTCCCTATGTTATACCCTGATAGCTGGGTCATTGCTGACGTTACAGCTAGATTTGAAGGCGATGGGCTATACATTATAAACTTTTGTGGAAATTTTATGGTTAAATTGCTCCAAAAAAGCCCTGACGGCGTGCTTCATATCATAAGCATCAACAAAGACTATCAAAGCTACGAGATAGATGAAGATAGTAACGTTGAGGTCTATATAGTAGGTAAAGTATTAAGATGTGTGATTTAA
- a CDS encoding ABC transporter six-transmembrane domain-containing protein, whose product MQNNAFKTLKSIATEHNKKLILTFALVLAENGLFLTYPIFAGFAINAIMQGNTLNALVYALFVLIAWLVGAIRRRVDTQVFAGIYAELAVNVIMNEKQNAKDDSAIIARAALSREFVNFFETHFPMFFTSVISIIGSAFMLIFVEPKVAVACFVVMTFFLIFLPRYIKKNDDLYLRLNDRLEKEAKVIGVFNKSTLNRHYDVVSKFRIAISNREAMSYFIIGISASLLFLVAIIVLSSQQTNAGHIYSVMTYIWNFVISLDDSPKLIEEFSNLKDIGKRIDAQKKDNDAQ is encoded by the coding sequence TTGCAAAATAACGCCTTTAAAACGCTAAAGAGCATAGCAACCGAGCACAATAAAAAGCTTATATTGACCTTCGCTTTGGTGCTAGCCGAGAACGGACTTTTTCTAACCTACCCGATATTTGCAGGCTTTGCGATCAACGCAATCATGCAAGGAAACACGTTAAATGCCCTTGTTTACGCACTTTTTGTGCTCATAGCGTGGCTTGTTGGAGCTATCAGGCGCCGCGTGGATACGCAAGTCTTTGCAGGCATCTACGCAGAGCTCGCCGTAAACGTCATCATGAATGAAAAACAAAATGCCAAAGACGATTCCGCCATCATCGCCAGAGCTGCGCTCTCGCGAGAGTTTGTAAATTTCTTTGAGACACATTTTCCTATGTTTTTCACATCGGTTATTTCTATCATTGGCTCAGCATTTATGCTCATCTTTGTCGAGCCAAAGGTTGCTGTGGCGTGCTTTGTAGTGATGACCTTTTTTCTTATATTTTTACCAAGATATATTAAGAAAAATGACGACCTTTATCTTCGCTTAAATGACCGCCTAGAAAAAGAGGCAAAGGTGATAGGTGTTTTTAATAAAAGCACGCTAAATAGGCACTACGACGTCGTTTCTAAATTTCGTATAGCGATCTCAAACAGGGAGGCGATGAGCTATTTTATCATCGGCATTAGCGCTTCGCTGCTCTTTTTGGTGGCGATAATAGTGCTAAGCTCGCAGCAGACAAATGCCGGCCACATCTACTCTGTGATGACCTATATATGGAATTTCGTCATCAGCCTTGACGACTCGCCAAAGCTCATCGAGGAATTTTCAAATTTAAAAGATATAGGCAAGAGGATCGACGCCCAAAAGAAGGACAATGATGCACAATAA
- a CDS encoding cupin domain-containing protein: MKNYQVVKITNEPRVELKEALNLSGCEVSINELPANASVPFVHSHKQNEELYIIMDGEGELFIDGEVLKVSKGDALRIDPEGKRCFRAGKSGIKMMCIQSKKGSLEQYTMSDGVMVTDIKPSWL; encoded by the coding sequence ATGAAAAATTATCAAGTTGTAAAGATCACTAACGAGCCAAGAGTCGAGCTAAAAGAAGCTTTAAATTTAAGCGGCTGTGAAGTTTCTATAAACGAGCTTCCAGCAAACGCAAGCGTGCCATTTGTCCACTCACACAAACAAAACGAGGAACTTTACATCATTATGGATGGTGAGGGTGAGCTTTTCATCGACGGTGAAGTGCTAAAAGTAAGCAAAGGTGACGCGCTACGCATAGACCCAGAAGGTAAAAGGTGCTTTAGAGCTGGCAAAAGTGGTATAAAAATGATGTGTATCCAAAGCAAAAAAGGTAGCCTAGAGCAATACACTATGAGCGATGGTGTGATGGTTACAGACATCAAGCCAAGCTGGTTATAA